The Prevotella sp. oral taxon 299 str. F0039 genome has a segment encoding these proteins:
- a CDS encoding DUF6850 family outer membrane beta-barrel protein — MKRKTIAILLVLWLGAFNALYASSLDSIAILEHNALWTRILQKHADNPALAPTLYSTSLSSGSISYDNLHSNKPFLYQKGAGHKMEEVAVQSYLLLPSSLCLWGNAGYKRGKIEHISFNSAADFDILYPYVLGDTLNTSPTIEQYSFSGGVAKTLKRWTIGALIDFRAMQQFSRKDPRTHSIATDLVLKVGAKYAFTAYDLGLDMGGIFYKQTNDVAFFREEGTSKEYLYTGLGTNYARFSGNNLSAYYKATGLLFDLHFTPRTKQGTFISAGYQFVPYNQILPNLNALPLTTLYNTTWKARFGWKSEQQLGWSVYASVLHNRRLGNENIVGNPAGGEYRKLISMSMYKNRQWDYSVGALLKAGDQRVFTAHVQGGYKTNKMQYVDPLRVMEVNFVYVCTQMQYQQVVNNRSTLTLDVSSMLMNNVKKHLIMPFALMDKNITEMINLSYEHLKANAFELEGGVLFTYAPVRWKNNKTLFARLNGGLVTLKGYKQTKMSVALGVYF; from the coding sequence ATGAAAAGAAAAACAATAGCAATACTTTTGGTGCTTTGGTTGGGTGCTTTCAATGCGCTATATGCCTCTTCGTTAGACTCGATTGCAATATTAGAGCACAATGCTTTGTGGACTCGTATCTTGCAAAAACATGCCGATAATCCTGCATTGGCTCCCACTTTATATTCCACTTCGCTATCAAGTGGAAGCATTTCGTATGATAATCTACATTCAAACAAACCATTCTTATATCAAAAAGGAGCAGGACATAAGATGGAAGAGGTAGCTGTTCAGTCTTATCTCTTATTGCCTTCGAGCCTTTGTTTGTGGGGAAATGCAGGTTATAAAAGAGGCAAAATAGAGCACATAAGTTTTAATTCTGCTGCCGATTTCGATATACTTTATCCTTATGTTTTGGGCGATACGTTGAATACAAGTCCTACTATTGAGCAGTATTCGTTTAGTGGAGGAGTGGCAAAAACATTGAAACGCTGGACTATAGGGGCTTTAATTGATTTTAGAGCGATGCAACAATTTAGTAGAAAAGACCCACGAACACATAGTATTGCCACCGACTTAGTATTGAAAGTAGGGGCAAAATATGCCTTTACTGCCTACGATTTAGGGTTGGATATGGGCGGAATTTTCTACAAACAAACCAATGATGTGGCTTTTTTTCGTGAGGAAGGAACCAGCAAAGAATATCTTTATACAGGCTTAGGAACCAACTATGCACGCTTTTCGGGCAATAATTTATCTGCCTATTACAAAGCCACAGGATTGCTTTTCGATCTACATTTTACCCCAAGAACAAAGCAAGGAACCTTTATTTCGGCAGGTTATCAATTTGTTCCATACAACCAAATCCTTCCAAATCTTAATGCTTTGCCTCTCACAACCTTATATAATACAACGTGGAAAGCTCGCTTTGGCTGGAAATCAGAACAACAATTGGGTTGGAGTGTGTATGCTTCTGTGTTGCATAACCGCCGTTTAGGCAATGAAAATATCGTTGGAAACCCTGCAGGAGGAGAGTATAGAAAGCTCATAAGCATGTCGATGTATAAGAATAGGCAATGGGATTATTCGGTAGGAGCACTACTTAAAGCTGGCGACCAGCGTGTGTTTACTGCTCATGTACAAGGCGGTTATAAAACAAATAAAATGCAATATGTAGATCCTTTGCGTGTAATGGAAGTAAATTTTGTGTATGTTTGCACTCAAATGCAGTATCAACAAGTAGTAAATAATCGATCAACACTCACCTTAGATGTTAGCTCAATGTTGATGAATAACGTGAAAAAACACTTGATTATGCCCTTTGCTCTGATGGATAAGAACATCACCGAGATGATAAACTTAAGCTATGAGCATTTAAAAGCCAATGCTTTTGAACTAGAAGGAGGTGTGCTTTTTACCTATGCACCAGTGCGTTGGAAAAACAATAAAACCCTATTTGCACGTCTAAATGGTGGACTTGTGACCTTGAAAGGATATAAACAAACCAAGATGAGTGTTGCTTTGGGTGTTTATTTCTAA
- a CDS encoding carboxypeptidase-like regulatory domain-containing protein: MKYTKLLFILLLLQISNNISSQTICRGIVLDKLTNEPIIGAFISTNGVEKTQTITNKDGAFVLKVVPKTSIVISYLGYKKLSTHTDSTAVYYLQADVKSLGEVVVTAQEGRKLSTSSTIKRQAMDHLQPSSFSDILELLPGGRASNSTLTTPNVISLREVPISGSDYATSSLGTQFVIDGAPISMHANIQRLSGALDRTSTMRNFTNMGVDMRSIATDDIKEVEIVRGIPSVKYGDLTSGLVKITRQRGGNNLSARFKADMNSKLFYVGKGFENTDKRLSFNFSADYLDSQSDPRNVLENYKRITLSARMNKVFETRSHQISTTLNIDYGGSFDEDKVDEELNYGGVDKYSSKYQRYAALFDIELKPKNTQSWLRSLDFSTSASYESDCLERTRLVQLTSDTPAALNNVTGESDAVFIYPYTYTGSQTVDGKPINVFMRADGTFSFPLKGVTNELLIGADFQVDKNLGKGQMFNVLYPLYPGTLHRPRKYSDIPASHTLSFYVEETASKQLGRYNIDISAGIRAQTALNLPNSYALHNKYYLDPRVNASLTLPSFNVLGQPFTFSLSAGVGLHTMFPTIDQLYPENEYIDFVEFSYYHEQRENRRMRLQTYVVDPRNPSLTAARNVKKEVRGDVSWAGNRLTLTYFHEDMTSGFRSMAVFQPYQYKLYSMASLSGSPLTTPPNIDDLPFTMRSRLQSYNVWANGSRTFKRGLEFTFSSARVPLFNTRLTITGAWFKTHYQNALPVQEKPSRIVNGKALNAVGIYKDDEGYIREMVNTNFTFDSSIPQIKLGVSLSFQCLWQTANQSMRKETIPQNYMNENGDILPYTATEQQDDALRYLVRVQSEQAFERQTVPFSMNINLKATKKLWNDQLMVALFVNKLWDAHPDYERNNMVIRRFVVPYFGLEMSVKL; this comes from the coding sequence ATGAAATACACTAAACTTTTATTTATATTATTGTTGTTACAGATCTCTAATAATATTTCTTCGCAAACAATATGTAGAGGTATTGTGCTCGATAAACTAACCAATGAACCCATAATAGGAGCATTTATCAGCACTAATGGTGTAGAAAAAACACAAACAATCACTAATAAAGATGGAGCATTTGTGCTGAAAGTAGTACCCAAAACATCTATCGTCATTTCGTATTTAGGCTATAAAAAGCTATCAACTCATACCGATAGCACTGCAGTTTATTATCTTCAAGCCGATGTTAAGTCACTTGGTGAAGTGGTTGTGACGGCACAAGAAGGACGAAAGCTATCCACTTCGTCTACCATTAAACGGCAAGCTATGGACCATTTGCAACCCTCTTCTTTTTCAGATATATTAGAACTGCTCCCTGGTGGACGTGCTTCTAACAGCACACTCACCACACCTAATGTTATATCTCTTCGTGAAGTGCCCATCTCTGGCAGTGATTATGCCACCTCATCTCTTGGAACTCAGTTTGTAATAGATGGCGCACCGATAAGTATGCATGCCAACATTCAACGTCTTTCAGGGGCTTTAGATCGAACATCTACTATGCGCAACTTCACCAATATGGGTGTAGACATGCGTTCAATAGCCACCGATGACATTAAAGAAGTAGAGATTGTGCGAGGCATACCCTCTGTGAAATATGGCGATTTAACCAGTGGATTAGTGAAAATAACCCGTCAACGAGGAGGCAATAACTTGTCGGCACGTTTCAAAGCCGATATGAATAGTAAACTATTTTATGTAGGAAAAGGATTTGAAAACACAGACAAACGCCTATCATTTAACTTCAGTGCCGACTATCTTGATAGTCAATCAGACCCTAGAAACGTTCTCGAAAACTATAAACGAATCACCCTTTCAGCCCGAATGAATAAGGTGTTCGAAACCCGTTCGCATCAAATAAGCACCACACTCAATATCGATTATGGTGGATCTTTTGACGAAGACAAGGTGGATGAGGAGCTTAATTATGGTGGAGTAGATAAATATAGCTCGAAATATCAACGTTATGCTGCTCTTTTCGATATTGAATTGAAACCCAAGAACACCCAAAGTTGGTTGCGATCACTTGATTTCTCTACTTCGGCAAGTTACGAAAGCGACTGTTTAGAGCGCACTCGTTTGGTGCAACTCACCAGCGACACGCCCGCAGCTCTTAACAATGTTACAGGTGAGAGCGATGCTGTTTTTATCTATCCATACACTTACACGGGTTCACAAACAGTAGATGGCAAGCCCATTAACGTGTTTATGCGAGCAGATGGCACCTTTTCTTTTCCCTTAAAAGGCGTAACCAACGAGCTTTTGATAGGTGCAGACTTTCAAGTTGATAAGAATTTAGGAAAAGGACAGATGTTTAATGTGCTTTATCCACTATATCCTGGAACGTTACATCGTCCTCGAAAATATAGCGATATACCTGCTTCGCACACCCTTTCATTTTATGTTGAAGAAACAGCGAGTAAGCAATTAGGACGTTATAACATCGATATCTCGGCTGGAATACGTGCCCAAACAGCATTAAACCTACCTAATAGTTATGCTTTACATAATAAATACTATCTCGATCCACGTGTTAATGCTTCGCTAACCCTTCCTTCTTTCAATGTGTTAGGGCAACCTTTTACCTTCAGTTTGTCGGCTGGTGTGGGCTTACATACGATGTTTCCAACGATAGATCAGCTATATCCTGAAAATGAATACATCGACTTTGTGGAGTTTAGTTACTATCATGAGCAACGAGAAAACCGCAGAATGCGTCTTCAAACCTATGTGGTAGATCCTCGAAATCCCTCTTTAACAGCTGCACGCAATGTGAAAAAGGAAGTAAGAGGCGATGTGTCTTGGGCAGGAAATCGACTCACTTTGACTTATTTTCACGAGGATATGACCTCGGGTTTCAGGTCTATGGCAGTGTTTCAGCCCTATCAATATAAACTCTATTCAATGGCTTCGCTCAGCGGTTCGCCTTTAACTACACCACCAAATATAGATGATTTGCCCTTTACAATGCGCAGTAGACTTCAAAGTTACAATGTATGGGCTAACGGAAGTAGAACTTTTAAAAGAGGATTAGAATTTACTTTTTCTTCTGCTCGTGTGCCTTTGTTCAATACTCGCTTAACCATTACAGGTGCATGGTTTAAAACTCACTATCAAAATGCACTGCCTGTGCAAGAGAAACCCTCGAGAATTGTGAATGGAAAAGCACTGAATGCTGTTGGAATATATAAAGACGACGAGGGCTATATACGTGAGATGGTGAACACAAACTTTACCTTTGATAGTAGTATTCCGCAAATAAAATTAGGGGTTTCGCTCTCTTTCCAATGCTTATGGCAAACTGCAAACCAGTCGATGAGAAAGGAAACGATTCCTCAAAACTATATGAACGAGAACGGAGATATATTGCCTTACACGGCAACAGAGCAACAAGATGATGCACTTCGATATTTAGTTAGGGTGCAAAGCGAACAGGCTTTCGAGCGTCAAACAGTGCCTTTTAGTATGAACATCAATTTGAAAGCCACTAAAAAGCTTTGGAACGACCAACTGATGGTTGCCCTCTTTGTGAATAAACTATGGGATGCTCACCCCGATTATGAACGCAACAATATGGTGATTCGACGTTTCGTTGTGCCTTATTTTGGATTAGAAATGAGTGTAAAACTATGA
- a CDS encoding FtsW/RodA/SpoVE family cell cycle protein, protein MNTNKLGNIFKGDKVIWMAFFFLCVISIIEVFSASSGLTYKSGSYLAPVFKHMSLLALGAISMILTLNIPCRYFKTPTLFLYFGSIFGLLWAVIAGEATNNAQRWISFLGIQFQPSEIAKGTIILLTAQILSALQTENGADKRAVKWILGLSAPLILLIFKENFSTAALISLVVFMMFVLGRVPKKQLGTIIACVGGLAVVGFLLIMTVGRVEEQPDNKKLLTEQVEPKKEEKGGINSYLKRLDTWKSRINKFTSGKDLAPNEVDLDKDAQVAHANIAIASSNVVGRGPGNSIERDFLSQAFSDFIYAIIIEEMGIGGAFFVALLYMVILFRTGTIARRCENNFPAFLAMGYALLLATQAVFNMCVAVGLAPVTGQPLPLVSKGGTSTIINCIFLGVILSVSRSAKVRDELETAPTPATENSTESN, encoded by the coding sequence ATGAATACAAATAAATTAGGAAACATATTCAAAGGAGATAAAGTGATTTGGATGGCTTTTTTCTTCCTTTGTGTCATCAGTATTATTGAGGTTTTCTCTGCTTCTTCGGGCTTAACTTATAAAAGTGGTAGCTATTTAGCACCCGTTTTTAAGCACATGTCCTTATTAGCTTTGGGAGCAATCTCTATGATTCTCACTTTAAATATACCCTGTAGGTACTTCAAAACACCAACTCTTTTTCTCTATTTTGGGTCAATATTCGGTTTGTTATGGGCGGTTATAGCAGGCGAAGCCACCAATAATGCGCAACGTTGGATAAGCTTTTTAGGAATACAATTTCAGCCTTCAGAGATCGCAAAAGGCACTATTATATTGCTAACAGCTCAAATATTGAGTGCGCTTCAAACCGAAAACGGAGCCGATAAACGTGCAGTTAAATGGATTTTAGGACTTTCTGCACCGCTTATTTTATTGATATTCAAAGAGAACTTCTCAACGGCTGCCCTTATTTCGTTGGTTGTTTTCATGATGTTTGTATTGGGACGAGTACCTAAAAAGCAGTTAGGTACCATCATTGCGTGTGTTGGTGGACTTGCTGTTGTGGGCTTTCTGTTGATTATGACCGTTGGACGTGTAGAAGAACAGCCCGACAATAAAAAGCTACTTACAGAGCAAGTGGAGCCTAAAAAAGAAGAAAAAGGCGGTATCAACTCGTATCTTAAGCGTTTAGATACATGGAAATCACGTATCAATAAGTTTACTTCTGGAAAAGATTTAGCCCCTAACGAGGTTGATTTAGATAAGGATGCTCAGGTGGCACACGCCAATATTGCCATTGCATCGTCGAATGTTGTAGGACGAGGTCCAGGTAATTCGATTGAGAGAGACTTCCTTTCTCAGGCGTTTTCCGACTTTATTTATGCCATAATTATAGAGGAAATGGGCATTGGAGGAGCCTTTTTTGTTGCCTTACTTTATATGGTAATCTTGTTCAGAACGGGAACTATTGCCCGACGATGTGAGAACAATTTCCCCGCATTTCTTGCCATGGGATATGCTCTTTTGTTAGCAACTCAGGCTGTATTTAACATGTGTGTGGCTGTAGGACTTGCGCCTGTAACAGGTCAACCCTTACCGCTTGTGAGTAAAGGAGGTACTTCAACCATCATTAACTGTATTTTCTTGGGAGTGATTTTAAGTGTAAGTCGTTCAGCAAAGGTAAGAGACGAGTTGGAAACTGCACCCACACCAGCTACAGAAAACAGCACAGAATCGAACTAA
- the murD gene encoding UDP-N-acetylmuramoyl-L-alanine--D-glutamate ligase: MARIVILGAAESGIGAAVLAQKQGFDVFVSDKSPIKDKYKEQLNKRNIPWEEGQHTAELILNADEVIKSPGIPKEVPMVKEIAKRNIPIISEIEFAGRYTNSKMICITGSNGKTTTTSLIYHIFKEAGYDVSLAGNIGKSLALQVAEAPHAYYIIEISSFQLDDMYDFRANTAVLLNITPDHLDRYEYKMQLYTDAKMRIIQNQTKDDSFVYWADDDVVAAELHKYNIEAQQLTFSENASNSVAACVDNGEIVVKKPVEFTMSRAELSLLGRHNLYNSLAAALAAAANGVDVEAIKQGLRTFAGVEHRLEYVTTANGVRYINDSKATNVDACRWALESMTTPTILILGGLDKGNDYNEIKQLVLDKCKALVFMGADNSVLHEFFDGLGLEIADTHSMKECMQECKKRAVEGDTILLSPCCASFDLFKNMEDRGEQFKTWARKA, from the coding sequence ATGGCAAGAATAGTAATTTTAGGCGCAGCAGAGAGTGGCATTGGAGCTGCAGTATTGGCGCAAAAGCAAGGTTTCGACGTTTTTGTTTCTGATAAATCGCCTATAAAAGACAAATATAAAGAGCAGCTAAACAAACGCAATATACCTTGGGAAGAGGGACAACACACTGCTGAATTGATTTTAAATGCAGACGAAGTGATTAAAAGTCCGGGTATTCCTAAAGAGGTTCCGATGGTAAAAGAAATTGCAAAACGCAACATTCCTATTATCAGCGAAATTGAGTTTGCGGGCAGATACACTAACTCAAAGATGATATGTATCACAGGAAGTAATGGCAAAACCACCACCACTTCGTTGATATATCACATCTTTAAAGAAGCTGGTTATGATGTTTCGCTTGCAGGAAACATAGGAAAAAGCCTTGCTTTGCAGGTTGCTGAGGCTCCACATGCATATTATATCATCGAAATTAGCTCGTTTCAGCTCGACGATATGTATGATTTTCGTGCCAATACAGCCGTTCTTTTGAACATCACCCCCGACCATTTGGATCGCTATGAGTATAAAATGCAACTTTATACCGATGCAAAGATGCGTATAATTCAAAACCAAACGAAAGACGATAGCTTTGTTTATTGGGCAGATGATGATGTTGTTGCAGCCGAATTGCATAAATATAACATCGAAGCACAGCAGCTAACATTTTCTGAAAACGCATCAAACAGCGTGGCAGCGTGCGTAGATAATGGCGAGATTGTAGTGAAAAAGCCAGTAGAATTCACCATGTCACGAGCAGAACTCTCACTTCTTGGTCGCCATAATCTATACAATTCTTTGGCAGCAGCATTGGCAGCAGCCGCTAATGGTGTTGACGTAGAGGCAATAAAGCAGGGTTTACGCACCTTTGCAGGTGTGGAACATCGTTTAGAATACGTCACTACTGCTAACGGAGTGCGTTATATTAACGATTCAAAAGCAACCAATGTAGACGCATGTAGATGGGCTTTAGAGAGTATGACCACACCAACTATCCTCATATTAGGTGGCTTAGACAAAGGAAACGACTACAATGAAATAAAGCAATTGGTGCTCGATAAGTGCAAAGCACTTGTGTTTATGGGTGCAGATAACAGCGTGTTGCATGAGTTCTTTGATGGACTTGGACTTGAAATTGCCGACACTCACAGTATGAAAGAGTGCATGCAAGAATGTAAAAAGCGTGCAGTTGAGGGCGATACCATTCTTTTAAGTCCTTGTTGTGCTAGCTTCGACCTCTTTAAAAACATGGAAGACCGAGGCGAACAGTTCAAAACATGGGCACGAAAAGCATAA
- a CDS encoding phospho-N-acetylmuramoyl-pentapeptide-transferase yields the protein MLYYLFRFLEQYGISGSHLWGYISFRALLAMILSLVISSWFGERFIKYLKRKQITETQRSAEIDPFGVNKVGVPSMGGIIIILAILVPVLLLGRLRNIYLILMIITTVWLGFLGGMDDFIKIFKKNKDGLSGRYKIIGQIGIGLIVGIVLWSSPDVKVNENIAVKREGSELVIKHRTEARKSLKTTIPFVKGHNLDYSRLTAVFGKYKVAAGWIVFVIMTILVVTAVSNGANLNDGMDGICAGNSAIIGVVLGILAYVSSHIEFASYLNIMYIPGSQELVVFFCAFIGALIGFLWYNAYPAQVFMGDTGSLTIGGIIAVGAIIIHKELLLPILCGVFFVESLSVIMQVWYYKLGKRKGVKQRIFKRTPIHDNFRTQDSQLDPDCKYLLKKPHGVYHESKITIRFWIVTIILAALTIITLKIR from the coding sequence ATGTTATACTATCTTTTCAGATTTTTAGAGCAATACGGAATATCTGGTTCGCACCTTTGGGGATACATTTCGTTCCGTGCTTTATTAGCAATGATTTTATCATTAGTTATCTCTTCGTGGTTTGGAGAGCGTTTTATTAAGTATTTAAAGCGTAAACAAATCACCGAAACTCAGCGTAGTGCCGAGATAGATCCATTCGGAGTGAACAAAGTTGGCGTTCCTTCTATGGGTGGAATCATCATTATTTTGGCAATACTTGTTCCCGTGTTGCTCCTTGGACGCTTGCGAAATATCTATCTAATCTTAATGATTATCACCACTGTTTGGTTGGGTTTCTTAGGCGGAATGGACGACTTTATCAAGATTTTCAAAAAGAATAAAGACGGACTTAGCGGTAGATATAAAATCATTGGACAAATAGGTATTGGCTTAATTGTGGGCATTGTGCTTTGGTCTTCACCCGATGTGAAAGTGAATGAGAACATTGCTGTGAAACGAGAGGGTAGCGAATTGGTGATAAAACACCGCACCGAGGCTCGTAAATCGCTTAAAACAACCATTCCATTTGTGAAAGGTCACAATCTAGATTACTCGAGATTAACTGCCGTTTTCGGTAAATATAAGGTGGCAGCAGGCTGGATTGTGTTTGTTATCATGACCATTTTGGTGGTAACAGCAGTGAGCAACGGAGCCAATCTCAATGATGGTATGGATGGAATATGTGCAGGAAACTCTGCAATTATAGGTGTTGTACTGGGTATTTTGGCTTATGTCAGTTCGCACATCGAATTTGCTTCTTACCTGAATATCATGTATATACCAGGTTCGCAAGAGCTGGTTGTGTTCTTTTGTGCCTTCATTGGTGCGCTAATAGGATTCTTATGGTATAACGCTTATCCTGCTCAAGTATTCATGGGAGATACAGGTTCGCTCACAATTGGCGGTATTATTGCGGTGGGAGCCATCATCATTCACAAAGAATTGTTGCTTCCTATCCTCTGTGGAGTATTCTTTGTAGAGAGCTTAAGCGTGATAATGCAAGTGTGGTACTATAAGTTAGGAAAACGAAAGGGCGTTAAACAACGTATATTTAAGCGCACACCCATTCACGATAACTTTAGAACTCAAGACTCACAGCTTGATCCAGACTGCAAATATCTATTGAAAAAGCCTCACGGAGTGTATCATGAATCGAAAATAACTATACGCTTTTGGATTGTAACCATCATCTTGGCTGCTCTCACAATCATCACATTAAAGATTAGATAA
- a CDS encoding UDP-N-acetylmuramoyl-L-alanyl-D-glutamate--2,6-diaminopimelate ligase, whose product MIISKLISSIKPIEIIGDANKEIVGVNIDSRKIEANHLFIAVKGTQVDGHRYIETAIEKGAVAVLCEDLPEVKAPHVTYIQVQDTTQAAGVVATIFYGEPSKKVKLVGVTGTNGKTTIATLLYNLFRKLGYKCGLLSTVCNYIEDEAVPADHTTPDPIALNYLLSRMVEAGCDYVFMECSSHAIAQKRIAGLHFAGGIFTNLTRDHLDYHKTFENYRDAKKAFFDSLPKTSFAITNADDKNGMYMVQNTKATVKTYSARSLADFKARIIECHFEGMYLEIDGREVGVRFIGKFNVSNLLAVYGASVMLQQQPENILLALSTLQSVSGRLEPIYSPEGFTCIVDYAHTPDALENVLLAIHDVLNGKGKVITVCGAGGNRDKGKRPLMAQEAVKQSDKVILTSDNPRFEDPQDILNDMKEGLNNAQLKKTLTIVDRKEAIRTACSLAQKGDVVLVAGKGHEDYQEINGVKHHFNDKEVLYEIFQND is encoded by the coding sequence ATGATAATAAGTAAGCTTATTTCTAGCATTAAACCAATCGAAATCATTGGAGATGCAAACAAAGAGATAGTCGGTGTAAACATCGATTCACGCAAAATAGAAGCTAATCACTTATTTATTGCCGTGAAAGGAACACAAGTTGATGGACATCGTTACATCGAAACAGCTATCGAAAAAGGAGCTGTTGCAGTGTTATGTGAAGACCTTCCCGAAGTGAAAGCCCCACATGTAACCTACATTCAGGTACAAGATACAACGCAAGCAGCAGGAGTTGTTGCCACCATTTTCTATGGAGAACCATCTAAAAAGGTAAAGTTAGTAGGTGTAACAGGTACCAATGGCAAAACAACAATCGCCACATTATTATATAATCTGTTTAGAAAATTAGGCTACAAGTGCGGTCTGTTATCAACCGTTTGCAATTATATTGAAGACGAAGCAGTGCCTGCCGACCACACAACACCAGACCCAATAGCACTCAATTACTTATTATCTAGAATGGTAGAAGCAGGTTGCGACTATGTATTTATGGAGTGCTCGTCGCACGCAATTGCCCAAAAACGCATTGCAGGACTACACTTTGCAGGCGGAATCTTCACCAATCTCACTCGTGACCACTTAGATTATCATAAAACCTTCGAGAACTATCGAGATGCAAAGAAAGCCTTCTTCGATAGCTTACCCAAAACTTCTTTTGCCATAACCAATGCAGATGACAAGAATGGAATGTACATGGTGCAGAACACAAAGGCGACAGTTAAGACCTATAGCGCACGTTCTTTGGCTGATTTTAAGGCACGAATCATTGAGTGTCACTTTGAAGGTATGTACCTAGAAATCGATGGAAGAGAAGTAGGCGTGCGCTTTATCGGTAAGTTTAATGTAAGTAATCTGCTCGCAGTGTATGGTGCTTCGGTCATGCTTCAACAACAACCAGAAAACATTCTCCTTGCACTCAGCACCCTACAGAGCGTTAGTGGACGACTTGAACCCATCTATTCGCCCGAAGGATTCACCTGTATTGTAGACTATGCACATACACCCGACGCCCTCGAAAACGTGCTTTTAGCCATTCACGATGTGCTAAATGGCAAAGGAAAGGTGATAACTGTGTGCGGAGCAGGCGGAAATCGTGATAAAGGAAAACGCCCATTGATGGCTCAAGAGGCAGTAAAACAAAGCGACAAGGTGATTTTAACCAGCGACAACCCACGTTTTGAAGACCCACAAGACATTCTAAACGATATGAAAGAAGGCTTGAACAACGCTCAGTTGAAAAAGACTTTAACCATAGTAGACCGCAAAGAGGCTATCAGAACCGCTTGTTCTTTGGCACAAAAGGGCGATGTTGTGTTGGTAGCAGGAAAGGGACACGAAGACTATCAAGAGATAAATGGAGTGAAACATCACTTTAACGATAAAGAAGTTCTATACGAAATTTTTCAGAACGACTAA